In one Methanobrevibacter sp. genomic region, the following are encoded:
- a CDS encoding TatD family hydrolase, with amino-acid sequence MIDTHMHADSRSSEDFEKMYLAGIDTAITCSFYPYKIDNESVLLNHLNRILNYDTKRASEYGLDLKVALGIHPANTIDNPEPIYENLYKWIENDSIVAIGEIGLEDLTESEISIFKKQLDIADETNSKVIIHTPRKNKEKVLKEILDIVPQHLDEKQAVIDHINPNVISEAINSDCMLGLTVQPQKMEKEDAIAILEEYGFDRFLLNSDISNKPSDPLSVAKTIRELTRLGFEKKEIEKISHRNAQEYFGI; translated from the coding sequence ATGATTGATACCCACATGCATGCCGACTCAAGAAGCAGTGAAGATTTTGAAAAAATGTATTTAGCAGGAATTGATACAGCCATAACTTGTAGTTTTTATCCATATAAAATCGACAATGAAAGCGTGCTTTTAAATCATCTGAATAGAATTTTAAATTATGATACAAAAAGGGCATCCGAATATGGCCTTGATTTGAAAGTAGCATTGGGAATACATCCTGCAAACACAATCGATAACCCTGAACCAATATATGAAAATCTATACAAATGGATTGAAAATGACTCCATTGTAGCGATTGGAGAAATTGGTCTTGAAGACCTAACTGAAAGTGAAATATCAATCTTTAAAAAACAGCTAGACATTGCAGACGAGACCAATTCAAAAGTGATTATTCACACCCCAAGAAAAAATAAAGAAAAAGTCCTAAAAGAAATTTTAGATATTGTTCCCCAACATTTAGATGAAAAACAAGCAGTTATTGACCATATCAATCCAAACGTTATAAGCGAGGCCATAAATAGTGATTGCATGTTGGGGTTAACTGTTCAGCCCCAAAAAATGGAAAAAGAGGATGCGATAGCTATTTTAGAAGAATATGGTTTTGACAGATTTCTATTAAATAGTGACATCAGTAACAAACCGTCAGATCCCCTTTCTGTTGCAAAGACTATCCGTGAATTAACACGATTAGGATTTGAAAAAAAGGAAATTGAAAAAATTTCCCATAGGAATGCTCAGGAATACTTCGGAATCTAA
- a CDS encoding winged helix-turn-helix domain-containing protein: MFENQESLKNFESIFEDVKFVSNSFVRLKILAALFIIPQNMKALTESTNLSYSSISSNMHELELKGFVYREQNKYFLSNSAKVRIEDMIEFKRIIDLLNDFFNILDSHVVDMIPNESVAELYLLGKANLIESSGIDAYKTYNFINKCLAMADDVKCVLPFYYKPFFDSLESLVSQNKEVELFVPEAILERFDESFKVKNISFFKEDNIFLLIVTNQVMILGLFMDNGYFDQNRLLASKNDDSIKWANNLFENFKKLNK, translated from the coding sequence ATGTTTGAAAATCAAGAAAGTCTGAAAAATTTTGAATCTATTTTTGAGGATGTAAAATTTGTATCAAATTCGTTTGTAAGGCTTAAAATATTGGCTGCCTTATTTATCATACCTCAAAATATGAAAGCATTGACAGAAAGTACAAATTTAAGTTATAGCTCAATTTCAAGCAATATGCATGAATTAGAGCTTAAAGGTTTTGTATATCGTGAACAAAATAAATATTTCTTATCCAATTCTGCAAAAGTTAGAATTGAGGACATGATAGAATTTAAAAGAATTATAGATTTATTAAATGATTTTTTTAATATTTTAGATAGTCATGTTGTTGACATGATTCCAAATGAATCTGTAGCTGAACTGTATTTGCTTGGAAAAGCAAATTTGATTGAATCCAGTGGAATCGATGCATACAAAACATATAATTTCATTAATAAATGTTTGGCAATGGCGGATGATGTAAAATGCGTATTGCCCTTTTATTACAAACCTTTTTTTGATAGTTTAGAAAGTTTGGTTTCTCAAAATAAAGAAGTTGAATTGTTTGTTCCTGAAGCTATATTGGAGAGATTTGATGAAAGCTTTAAAGTTAAAAATATTTCCTTTTTTAAAGAGGATAATATCTTTTTGTTAATCGTCACAAATCAGGTCATGATTTTAGGTTTATTTATGGATAATGGTTATTTCGACCAAAACAGATTGTTGGCTTCTAAAAATGATGATTCGATAAAATGGGCAAATAACCTATTTGAAAATTTTAAAAAGTTAAATAAATGA